One genomic window of Solanum stenotomum isolate F172 chromosome 9, ASM1918654v1, whole genome shotgun sequence includes the following:
- the LOC125875648 gene encoding transcription initiation factor TFIID subunit 6-like: MSTVPEEAIEVISQSIGISNLSPDVLPALAADVEYRIREIMQEAIKCMRHSKRTTLSTDDVDSALTLRNVEPIYGFASGDPLRFRRAAGHKDLFYIEEKDIEFKDVIEAPLPKAPLDTALFAHWLAIEGVQPAIPENPPLEALVLPPDNQKAEYKEDGVPVDLKVPVKHVLSRELQLYYDKITELIMNKSNSPLFKEALASLATDPGLHPLVPYFTYFVADEVARNLNNFDLLFALMRLVWSLLQNSHLHIEPYLHQSMPSVMTCLVAKRLGNKFADNHWELRDFTAKLIALICRRYGHVYHSLQPRVTKTLLHAYLDPAKALPQHYGAIQGLAALGPGVVRLLVLPNLEAYLRLLEPEMQFEKQKNEMKRHEAWRVYGALMCAAGLCMYEHFKMLPASLSPSNRTFLKSKLKVLTTLSNKRKTSTDNMVSQPPTKKLVTDGPTPMLSDSLPADIQGATDGHDTVLAVTDEDLSSSPQDLQNKNVTNVTRPSKREITGEQSQKTAAALGQVLKKDMDAANLLPQLFEYFGESMLFFAPNPELSFFL, encoded by the exons ATGAGCACAGTGCCGGAAGAGGCAATCGAAGTGATATCACAGAGCATCGGAATAAGCAATTTATCACCGGATGTCTTGCCAGCTCTCGCCGCCGATGTCGAGTACCGTATTCGGGAAATTATGCAG GAGGCTATAAAATGTATGCGCCATTCGAAAAGAACTACTTTATCTACTGATGATGTTGATTCTGCACTCACCTTGAGAAATGTGGAG CCAATATATGGTTTTGCTTCGGGAGATCCCTTACGGTTCAGGAGAGCTGCTGGGCATAAGGATTTGTTCTATATTGAAGAGAAGGATATAGAATTCAAAGAT GTGATCGAAGCACCTCTGCCGAAAGCACCACTAGATACTGCTCTTTTTGCTCACTGGTTAGCTATAGAAGGGGTACAGCCTGCTATTCCTGAAAACCCTCCACTTGAAG CACTTGTTCTACCTCCTGATAACCAAAAGGCAGAGTATAAGGAGGATGGAGTTCCTGTTGATCTTAAAGTACCTGTTAAGCATGTCTTATCCCGTGAGCTTCAG CTTTATTATGACAAGATTACAGAGCTTATCATGAATAAATCCAACTCCCCTCTCTTCAAAGAAGCTTTAGCAAGCTTAGCAACAGACCCTGGGCTCCATCCCTTAGTTCCTTACTTCACATATTTTGTTGCTGATGAG GTTGCACggaatttgaataattttgatCTCCTTTTTGCTTTGATGAGGCTAGTCTGGAGCCTTCTTCAGAATTCTCATTTACATATTGAACCATAT CTGCACCAGTCGATGCCGTCTGTAATGACATGCCTTGTTGCGAAAAGGCTGGGGAATAAATTCGCTGACAACCATTGGGAACTAAGGGACTTCACAGCAAAGTTGATTGCTTTAATATGCAGGCG ATATGGTCATGTCTATCACAGTCTCCAGCCACGTGTCACGAAGACTTTGCTGCATGCTTATCTTGATCCAGCCAAGGCACTGCCACAGCATTATGGAGCAATTCAAGGGCTAGCAGCTCTTGGACCTGGTGTG GTTCGCCTGCTTGTGCTGCCAAATCTTGAAGCTTATTTGCGATTGTTGGAGCCTGAAATGCagtttgagaaacaaaaaaatgaaatgaagagACATGAAGCTTGGCGCGTATATGGGGCCTTAATG TGCGCTGCGGGTCTATGCATGTATGAGCATTTCAAGATGCTTCCTGCATCTCTATCTCCATCAAATCGGACATTCCTGAAGAGTAAATTGAAAGTCTTGACTACATTGTCGA ACAAACGCAAAACCAGCACGGACAACATGGTCTCACAGCCGCCAACCAAGAAATTAGTGACAGATGGTCCTACACCAATGCTGTCAGATTCTTTGCCAGCAGACATACAAGGAGCTACCGATGGACATGACACAGTGCTGGCTGTTACAGATGAGGATTTATCATCAAGTCCACAAGATTTGCAAAATAAGAATGTGACCAATGTGACGAGACCCAGCAAAAGGGAGATTACTGGCGAGCAAAGCCAAAAAACAGCAGCTGCTCTTGGTCAGGTCTTGAAGAAGGATATGGATGCTGCAAATTTATTGCCACAACtatttgaatattttggtgaaagTATGTTGTTCTTTGCACCTAACCCTGAACTGTCATTCTTTTTGTGA
- the LOC125875663 gene encoding syntaxin-51-like isoform X2: MASSGDSWIREYNEGLKLADDITNMISERSSLPASGPEAQRHSSAIRRKITILGTRLDNLQSILSKLPGKQPLSEKEMNRRKDMLGNLKSKVSQMASTLNMSSFANRDSLLGPEIKPVDAMSRATGLDNYGVVGLQRQIMKEQDEGLESLEETVMSTKHIALAVNEELGLQTRLIDDLDEHVEVTDSRLQRVQRKLGILNKRTKGGCSCMCMLLAVLGIVILVVAIYMLIKYL; encoded by the exons ATGGCTTCTTCTGGAGACTCATGGATCCGGGAGTATAACGAAGGACTGAAACTCGCGGATGATATCACTAACATGATATCTGAAAGGAGTTCATTGCCTGCTTCGGGCCCAGAAGCACAGCGTCATTCATCCGCTATAAGGAGGAAGATTACTATATTAGGAACTAGACTTGATAACTTACAGTCTATCCTGTCGAAGCTTCCTGGAAAGCAGCCTTT GTCAGAGAAAGAGATGAACCGTCGCAAGGATATGCTTGGAAATTTGAAATCGAAAGTATCTCAAATGGCTTCCACATTGAACATGTCAAGCTTCGCGAATAGGGACAGTTTGCTTGGACCAGAAATAAAGCCTGTGGATGCTATGAGCAGAGCAACAGGTCTTGATAATTATGGCGTTGTTGGTCTTCAACGGCAAATTATGAAAG AGCAAGATGAGGGCCTTGAGAGTTTGGAGGAGACTGTGATGAGCACTAAACATATAGCACTGGCAGTTAATGAAGAACTTGGCTTGCAAACAAGACTTATT GATGACCTGGACGAACATGTTGAAGTTACAGACTCAAGACTTCAG CGGGTGCAGAGAAAGCTTGGAATTTTGAACAAACGCACAAAGGGTGGTTGCTCTTGCATGTGTATGCTTCTAGCGGTGCTTGGAATTGTCATTCTTGTTGTGGCGATATATATGTTGATTAAGTATCTGTAA
- the LOC125875663 gene encoding syntaxin-51-like isoform X1, with protein sequence MSLQVMASSGDSWIREYNEGLKLADDITNMISERSSLPASGPEAQRHSSAIRRKITILGTRLDNLQSILSKLPGKQPLSEKEMNRRKDMLGNLKSKVSQMASTLNMSSFANRDSLLGPEIKPVDAMSRATGLDNYGVVGLQRQIMKEQDEGLESLEETVMSTKHIALAVNEELGLQTRLIDDLDEHVEVTDSRLQRVQRKLGILNKRTKGGCSCMCMLLAVLGIVILVVAIYMLIKYL encoded by the exons ATGTCTCTTCAGGTAATGGCTTCTTCTGGAGACTCATGGATCCGGGAGTATAACGAAGGACTGAAACTCGCGGATGATATCACTAACATGATATCTGAAAGGAGTTCATTGCCTGCTTCGGGCCCAGAAGCACAGCGTCATTCATCCGCTATAAGGAGGAAGATTACTATATTAGGAACTAGACTTGATAACTTACAGTCTATCCTGTCGAAGCTTCCTGGAAAGCAGCCTTT GTCAGAGAAAGAGATGAACCGTCGCAAGGATATGCTTGGAAATTTGAAATCGAAAGTATCTCAAATGGCTTCCACATTGAACATGTCAAGCTTCGCGAATAGGGACAGTTTGCTTGGACCAGAAATAAAGCCTGTGGATGCTATGAGCAGAGCAACAGGTCTTGATAATTATGGCGTTGTTGGTCTTCAACGGCAAATTATGAAAG AGCAAGATGAGGGCCTTGAGAGTTTGGAGGAGACTGTGATGAGCACTAAACATATAGCACTGGCAGTTAATGAAGAACTTGGCTTGCAAACAAGACTTATT GATGACCTGGACGAACATGTTGAAGTTACAGACTCAAGACTTCAG CGGGTGCAGAGAAAGCTTGGAATTTTGAACAAACGCACAAAGGGTGGTTGCTCTTGCATGTGTATGCTTCTAGCGGTGCTTGGAATTGTCATTCTTGTTGTGGCGATATATATGTTGATTAAGTATCTGTAA
- the LOC125875661 gene encoding serine/threonine-protein phosphatase PP-X isozyme 2 yields the protein MSDLDRQIEQLKRCEPLKESEVKALCLKAMEILVEESNVQRVDAPVTICGDIHGQFYDMKELFKVGGDCPKTNYLFLGDFVDRGFYSVETFLLLLALKVRYPDRITLIRGNHESRQITQVYGFYDECLRKYGSVNVWRYCTDIFDYLSLSALIENKIFSVHGGLSPTITTLDQIRTIDRKQEVPHEGAMCDLLWSDPEDIVEGWGLSPRGAGFLFGGSVVTSFNHTNNIDYICRAHQLVMEGYKWMFNNQIVTVWSAPNYCYRCGNVAAILELDENLTKQFRVFEAAPQESRGAPAKKPPPDYFL from the exons ATGTCAGACCTAGATAGGCAAATTGAGCAGCTCAAGAGATGCGAGCCGTTAAAGGAATCTGAAGTTAAGGCTCTTTGTCTGAAAGCTATGGAAATCCTTGTTGAAGAAAGCAATGTGCAGAGAGTCGACGCGCCTGTCACT ATATGTGGTGATATCCACGGGCAATTTTATGACATGAAAGAGCTATTCAAAGTGGGAGGTGATTGTCCAAAGACAAATTACTTGTTTCTCGGAGATTTTGTTGATAGAGGATTTTACTCAGTCGAGACATTTCTTCTTCTACTAGCTCTGAAg GTGAGATATCCAGATCGGATCACTCTTATCAGAGGTAACCATGAGAGCCGCCAGATCACACAG gtatatggattcTATGATGAGTGCCTACGGAAGTATGGTTCAGTAAATGTTTGGAGATATTGCACggatatatttgactatttaaG CTTATCCGCTCTTATTGAGAATAAGATATTCTCTGTTCATGGTGGTCTCTCTCCTACAATAACTACATTAGACCAG ATTCGAACTATTGATCGGAAGCAAGAAGTTCCTCATGAGGGTGCCATGTGTGACCTACTGTGGTCAGATCCAGAGGACATCGTTGAGGGATGGGGATTGAGTCCTCGTGGTGCAGGTTTCCTTTTTGGTGGCAGTGTTGTCACTTCATTTAACCATACAAATAACATAGACTACATATGCCGTGCACATCAGTTAGTAATGGAAGGATATAAATGGATGTTCAATAATCAGATAGTTACAGTCTGGTCTGCTCCGAACTACTGTTACAG ATGTGGAAATGTTGCAGCAATTCTTGAGCTAGACGAGAATCTTACTAAGCAGTTCCGCGTGTTTGAAGCCGCTCCTCAG GAATCAAGAGGAGCACCTGCTAAAAAGCCTCCACCAGATTACTTCCTGTAA
- the LOC125875650 gene encoding putative BPI/LBP family protein At1g04970 → MAGSVSFFFFLSLLFISSIHVESNESNGEGYISLDISNKGLDFMKEFLVEMAETSLVPLDLPKIEKSKHIPIIGTVHMVLSNISIDNIHVISSTVKAGDTGIVISVSGAYANMTMNWEYSYSNWLFPIPITDNGKASIQVEGMDVGISFNLTNVQGSLMLSPLDCGCSVKDIFIKLDGGASWLYQGLIDAFEGRLSSAVENAVSKKLREGIVKLDSLLQSLPKEIPIRNIAALNVTFVGDPQFRDSSLVLSINGLICAKEAYTAPPYHHLFASLEHLLASIPLKDPASMVTISLNEKVLASASSVYYDANKMHWIVDKVPEQSLLNTAGWRFIVPQLYRRYPNADMNLNVSIYSPPHLIIREHQIDLTVHADVVINVLNSGEVTPVACFSTAVSGSASPWISNNNLGGSIGLDELSLSLKWSKIGNLHVSLVRALISTALRTVILPYINIKLSKGYLLPTFHGYMLQNANILCSDSWIKISSDVASVNQLFIS, encoded by the exons ATGGCAGGCTCagtttccttcttcttttttctatctTTACTCTTTATTTCAAGTATCCATGTTGAATCCAATGAATCCAATGGAGAAGGGTACATATCATTGGATATATCAAATAAAGGTCTTGATTTTATGAAGGAATTTCTAGTAGAAATGGCGGAAACTTCATTAGTTCCACTTGACCTACCTAAAATTGAGAAATCAAAGCATATTCCTATTATTGGTACAGTTCATATGGTTCTTTCGAATATCAGTATTGATAATATTCATGTGATTTCTTCGACTGTGAAAGCTGGTGATACGGGGATTGTTATTAGTGTTTCTGGTGCTTATGCGAATATGACCATGAATTGGGAATATTCATATTCGAATTGGTTGTTTCCTATTCCTATTACAGATAATGGAAAAGCTTCTATTCAG GTTGAAGGTATGGATGTTGGAATTTCTTTCAATCTGACAAATGTCCAAGGATCTCTTATGCTATCTCCCCTGGACTGTGGATGTTCAGTGAAAGATATATTTATAAAGTTGGATGGTGGAGCATCCTGGCTATATCAAGG GTTAATTGACGCTTTTGAAGGTAGATTATCTTCTGCCGTAGAAAACGCTGTTTCAAAGAAGTTGAGAGAAGGAATTGTGAAGCTTGATTCTTTATTGCAGTCCCTACCAAAGGAAATTCCAATAAGAAATATTGCTGCTTTAAATGTCACCTTTGTTGGTGACCCACAATTTCGAGACTCGTCTCTTGTTCTTTCAATTAATGGGTTAATTTGTGCCAAGGAAGCATACACAGCACCTCCTTACCATCACTTATTTGCGTCTCTAGAACACTTATTAGCGTCAATTCCTTTGAAGGATCCGGCAAGCATGGTTACTATTTCCTTGAATGAAAAAGTTTTAGCGTCTGCATCATCTGTTTACTATGAT GCCAATAAAATGCACTGGATTGTTGACAAAGTACCCGAACAGTCCTTGTTAAACACAGCTGGATGGAGGTTCATTGTCCCACAACTTTACAGGCGATATCCAAATGCTGACATGAATCTGAATGTTTCCATTTATTCTCCACCCCATCTGATAATTAGAGAACATCAGATTGATCTGACGGTTCATGCAGATGTTGTTATCAATGTTTTGAATTCAGGTGAAGTGACACCAGTTGCATGCTTTTCAACG GCAGTCAGTGGTTCAGCTTCTCCATGGATTTCCAACAATAATCTGGGAGGAAGTATTGGATTAGATGAACTCTCTTTATCTTTGAAATGGAGTAAAATTGGCAATTTGCATGTGAGTCTAGTCCGG GCACTGATTTCAACTGCACTGAGGACTGTGATCCTGccatacataaatataaaacttaGTAAAGGATATCTGCTGCCCACATTTCACGGCTACATGCTTCAAAATGCTAATATCCTGTGCAGTGACTCATGGATTAAGATTTCTAGTGACGTTGCGTCTGTCAATCAATTATTTATAAGTTAG
- the LOC125875646 gene encoding uncharacterized protein LOC125875646: MAEIEPDRVLEGLGKRRLVAVDDRRVTKKAREVVDGNVREVAEMVLVLSAVGKMRGGRGPTVAEKEMVEEARERLAEICLKFAPKDVFPSDGFGSVIEDLGINKLTEVSVGHWQPPKMSITEKLLAVKRKMDKAQEFSLPSASYPSQRSQITVGTATESHNASHIKMFPQPSHVVNSSGSLQPASPMERGTPISSASLPYQLPTSEVRPLITGGVVSGNLVRDSSSVAPPRVGRHHFQMDGRQSGSSDALQVQATTGNHSTVRTPTWSVLPASVSAARLGADHKATPHATIKIEGCADVRSTMAPQVTTSRPFITQSTSGNSPSTYPHLQGTSFIQAPPPSSTHSEIGKLVYKFLQPLLPERPAWTLPSCDYMNKALACQMCNSTINEVDNVLVCDACEKGYHLKCLQTTSQKSVPRGEWHCGKCLSITNGKPLPPKYGRVMRNINSSKMPTITAIVQSSPDRKAFGPDEKVRQSKIMRNGNVALQNSTTNGMTNSLNQLPSVPKMQNDQRMGGTDNVSGKGNVDSRVASAACSSNLTLGICSNNLAVSSNDNGFSPASTMISFEQKVVEVKSQPPAIPEIVSISFDHSQALNHLQANGHAQLANSVEIPSQQFPGSLSMVSDAKDSGARAGLANSSSDECKREYQGVGRTNLVETPIARNGDAECVSSTSDLFHSVDWIGDVLQVADEKHYYQSCRHNGFIYNVQEYAVIRFEDERLIPSKLLAMWEDIKAGKKWVTVNRCYFPRDLPHAVGHPCSLEINEVYLSNCSTTVMAGQIQGPCEVFPLSKFNEERERISRLETGPNGGLQPLYLCKWIYDESKGLFRDVSC; encoded by the exons ATGGCTGAGATTGAACCAGATCGGGTATTGGAAGGATTGGGTAAGAGGAGGCTGGTAGCGGTGGATGATAGGAGGGTGACGAAGAAGGCAAGGGAGGTGGTGGATGGGAATGTGAGGGAAGTTGCTGAGATGGTGCTTGTATTATCTGCTGTAGGGAAGATGAGGGGAGGTAGAGGTCCAACTGTTGCAGAGAAGGAGATGGTGGAGGAGGCTAGGGAGAGATTAGCTGAGATTTGTTTGAAGTTTGCGCCGAAGGATGTGTTTCCGAGTGATGGTTTTGGAAGTGTTATTGAGGATCTTGGGATTAATAAGCTGACGGAAGTGAGTGTAGGGCATTGGCAGCCTCCCAAAATGTCGATTACTGAGAAACTGCTGGCCGTGAAAAGAAAG ATGGACAAGGCGCAGGAATTTTCTCTACCCTCTGCCAGCTACCCATCTCAACGGTCTCAAATAACAGTGGGTACAGCAACTGAAAGCCATAATGCATCACATATTAAAATGTTTCCTCAACCAAGTCATGTAGTAAATTCATCAGGCAGCTTACAACCTGCTTCACCTATGGAACGTGGGACTCCAATAAGTTCTGCATCTTTGCCTTATCAGCTGCCCACCAGTGAGGTCAGGCCTTTAATCACCGGTGGGGTGGTCTCTGGTAATCTTGTAAGGGATTCTTCTTCAGTAGCACCTCCCAGAGTTGGAAGACATCATTTCCAAATGGATGGACGGCAAAGTGGATCTTCCGATGCATTGCAAGTTCAAG CAACTACTGGCAATCACTCAACTGTCAGAACTCCAACTTGGTCGGTGCTACCTGCATCAGTTTCAGCAGCTCGACTTGGGGCAGATCACAAGGCGACACCACATGCAACTATTAAAATTGAGGGATGTGCTGATGTCAGGTCAACAATGGCACCACAAGTGACAACATCTAGGCCATTTATTACTCAGAGCACATCTGGAAATTCACCAAGCACATACCCTCATTTACAAGGCACGAGCTTTATTCAGGCTCCTCCTCCGAGCAGTACGCATTCTGAAATTGGCAAGCTTGTTTACAAATTCTTACAGCCTCTGCTTCCTGAGCGGCCTGCATGGACTCTGCCATCCTGTGATTACATGAATAAGGCTTTGGCTTGTCAAATGTGCAATTCAACAATAAATGAGGTTGACAACGTACTTGTGTGTGATGCTTGTGAAAAAGGCTACCACTTAAAATGTCTCCAAACAACAAGTCAAAAAAGTGTACCTAGAGGGGAATGGCATTGTGGAAAGTGCTTGTCAATAACCAATGGCAAGCCGCTGCCTCCTAAATATGGTCGTGTGATGCGGAACATCAATTCCTCTAAAATGCCTACAATCACAGCAATAGTTCAATCATCTCCAGATAGAAAAGCTTTTGGTCCGGATGAGAAGGTTCGTCAGTCGAAGATAATGAGGAATGGGAATGTCGCATTGCAGAATTCCACTACCAATGGCATGACAAATAGTCTTAACCAACTACCATCTGTGCCAAAGATGCAAAATGACCAAAGAATGGGAGGAACTGATAATGTGTCCGGTAAAGGAAATGTGGACAGTAGAGTTGCTTCTGCAGCCTGTTCCAGTAATTTGACTTTGGGAATCTGTTCAAATAATTTGGCTGTATCTTCCAATGATAACGGTTTCTCTCCTGCTAGCACAATGATATCTTTTGAACAGAAGGTGGTTGAAGTGAAATCTCAGCCTCCTGCAATACCTGAAATAGTTTCCATCTCATTTGATCACTCACAAGCATTGAATCACCTGCAGGCCAATGGCCATGCACAGCTAGCGAATAGTGTAGAGATACCTTCCCAGCAGTTTCCTGGAAGTTTGTCCATGGTCAGTGATGCTAAGGATTCTGGGGCTAGAGCAGGTTTAGCTAATAGTTCAAGCGATGAATGTAAAAGAGAATATCAAGGTGTCGGACGGACAAATCTTGTCGAAACTCCTATTGCCAGAAATGGGGATGCTGAATGTGTTAGCTCTACATCAGATCTCTTTCATAGTGTTGATTGGATTGGCGATGTGCTTCAAGTTGCAGATGAGAAGCATTATTACCAATCTTGTCGCCACAATGGGTTCATATACAATGTTCAGGAATATGCTGTTATCCGTTTTGAGGATGAGAGATTGATTCCTTCAAAGCTTCTG GCTATGTGGGAGGATATTAAAGCAGGGAAGAAATGGGTTACTGTTAATCGGTGTTACTTTCCAAGGGACTTGCCACATGCTGTAGGCCACCCATGTAGCTTGGAAATCAATGAG GTTTATTTGTCTAATTGTAGTACCACGGTAATGGCTGGCCAGATACAAGGTCCATGTGAAGTATTTCCGCTGAGCAAGTTTAATGAAGAAAGAGAGAGGATATCTCGCCTAGAAACAGGGCCTAATGGTGGATTACAGCCTCTCTACCTATGCAA ATGGATTTATGATGAATCGAAAGGGCTATTCCGTGATGTCTCATGTTGA